The genome window CGATACAAACGACGAACCACCGATCGAATTGGAATCTAAGAAATCTGGATTGAGGTTCAGATGCTCAGCGAGGGAGACGATACCCATACCGCTCACACCGGAAGTGAACAGACCGTCGACATCCTTAATTTTCAGGCCGGCATCGTCTAATGCGCCCCGTGCGCTCTCGGCCATGATTTGATACTGGGTCTTATGCGGCGCCCACCGCAACGGATGTTCGTAAACGCCTGCAATAGCAGCTTTGCCTTTGATACTCATAAATTTTTCCTCGGATACAGGTGATAATTGGAAGGTAAACCGTACTCGGTAACTCCAAGATAAAACGTAAAACGCAAAGCGTAACCACTATCCCTCCTTCTTTACGTTTTACGCATTACGTTTTACGTCCCCAAAAACGCCGTAATCGCCTCGCACGCTTCTTGCGGCTTCTCGATTGGCAACCAATGGCCAGCTTGCGGAATCACTATCAGTTTTGCGCCGGAAATTTTGTCACGAAGCTGTTCACTCTGCGCGACCGGGGTGCTCTGGTCGTCTTGTCCAGCCAGCACCAACGTCGGTTTGCGAATCTCGCCAATCTTGGCGGTTAAGTCCACTTGCTGGCATGCAACGAGATCAAAGTAGCGTACACGCGGGTCGGTTTGGATTTGTTCCATCCAACCTTCTTGGACGATGTTCATCGGTGTGGCCGGAGAACATGAATCTTTGTTAAACGGCTGTCCTGCACGGCCTTGCATGACGTCTTTCCAGATATTGGCTCGCTCATCGGTGATGTTAAATTTTGCTGCCGTGCAGGTGAGGATCAACCCCTCGACCATGTCAGGATGGCGAAGCGCCAGATCCATGGAGACCGCACCGCCCATGGAGTGACCAATGAGATACGCCGGACGCAAGCCCAACTTTTTCCAGAAACCATAGACTAACTCACTGTACGCAGTGACGCTCTTCAAGCTTTCCGTGCCGCTTGAGCGTCCGTGACCGGGATAGTCAAGCGAAAACGGGCTGTGTTTTGCCGAGAGCAGGTCAATCATTTTATGACCAAAATGACCGTTGCTGCCTGCACCGTGGAGATACAACAGTACTTTTCCCTTACTCGTATCTGGTGTCACACTGGGTAGCGTCGTGCGGCCGGTGTGAAAATAGTTCACCGCATAGCCGTCAACTTCGACATATTTTGTTGGCATGATTCCCTCGCAGGAAAAAACTGCTCCCTGACTAGTTGGCTGGTCTGGCTTTGTCAAGGGTTAGAGCGACTGCGGAATGCGGATTGGGGAGTGCTTGTACCAAAAACACCGCGCCCCGGTCAGTGCTGACCAGGGCGCGAAAGCGTCACTTCAACATGAGAGCGGCTATTTGTATCACCCACCAAGGAAGACATTCCCGTTGAGTCGAACAACGAACGCTGCAGGGTTAGTTGTTGAACCCGCGTCCCGCTTTAACGTGATTTTGACATAGTACGCATTGGTGGCGAAGTCGAAGTTATGATTAACGCCAACTGTGTGTACTTGCGTTGACGAAGTGGTGCTTGCCGCGGTGTTGCTATCGAAGGTTGCAAGTAGTGAGGGGTCAATGGGCAATGTCAGCTGACCACCGGAGTTGGAAGGCGTTAGGTTTTCTGCTGTCCCGTTCAACCCAACTTTATGAAGGGTGACTCTTACCCGATTTGCTGCTCCGCT of Deltaproteobacteria bacterium contains these proteins:
- a CDS encoding alpha/beta hydrolase, which produces MPTKYVEVDGYAVNYFHTGRTTLPSVTPDTSKGKVLLYLHGAGSNGHFGHKMIDLLSAKHSPFSLDYPGHGRSSGTESLKSVTAYSELVYGFWKKLGLRPAYLIGHSMGGAVSMDLALRHPDMVEGLILTCTAAKFNITDERANIWKDVMQGRAGQPFNKDSCSPATPMNIVQEGWMEQIQTDPRVRYFDLVACQQVDLTAKIGEIRKPTLVLAGQDDQSTPVAQSEQLRDKISGAKLIVIPQAGHWLPIEKPQEACEAITAFLGT